TCAAACAACGTGACTTGTACACTGCTGTCTCAGACAGACTTCTTGCTGATATTAATATTCCTACTGATTCACTATGCTGTAAAGATATTAACTGTAAAGACAAGAATCATGCTGACagtatttctgatttttatgACAATATCATTAATAGTTTACATTTTGCTGGCACTCGAATTAGCTCAAGTACCGAAAATAGTAAAGGATGTGCAGTTGTTGGTTGGAATGACCATTTAAAAGAGATTCATGAAATTGCCCGTGACGCATTTAAATTATGGCGTGAGTCTGGTAAACCCAAGCATGGTCCACTTTATGATTTTAAACGTTGTACTCATGCTCGCTTTAAGTATGCGTTACGGGCGTGTCGAGCTAATGAAGAGCAAATGAAAGCAGATGCTATGGCCAAAAATCTTTTTGGtggaaatcacaaaaaattttgGCACTCCATTAATAGTAAAAAGTGTTCGTCCAGGCCAAACAATGTGGGTGGCTGTACTGGCGAAGCTAATATTGCTGATATGTGGCGTAACCATTACTATGGCGTTTACAACTCAGTGAATACGACACATGACCAGAAGTTTGTGTTAGATGTTGTTGAAAAGTGTACTCTCGaaaatgatttcattgtttACCCCAGTGACATCAGTGATGTCATAGGGAAACTACAGGCTGGTAAATCTGTTGGCCCTGACTATCTCTCAGCTGAGCATTTTATGTATGCTAGCAGTAAAGTTTCCATTTACTCAGTATGTGTTTTACGGCGATGTTTGTGCATAATGTTTGCCCTAGTCGCCTTTccgatactgttttagttcccATCATAaaggacaaaaacaacaatatcaatgacaaaagtaaCTATCGTCCGATTGCAGTTTCGACAGTTGCTTCTAAGCTTATGGAATTAATTTTACTTAGAAATATTGAGTGTTCTCTTGAAACGTCACATTACCAGTTTGGTTTCAAATCTGGTCACTCGACCGATATGTGTGTCTTTGTACTTAAAGAAGTAATCAATTACTATAGAAAGCATGGTAGTAATGTCATTGTCACTTTCATGGACGCCTCCAAGGCATTTGACAGAGTCAACCACTGGGTTCTCTTCAAAAAGTTGATTGATCGCAAAGTACCAgtgtattttgtcagatttctCCTGAGATGGTATCGAACTCAACAGACTTTTATTCGCTGGGGTGCATGTACCTCCAGTGGTTTTACTGTCTCCAATGGTTGTAAAGCAAGGTGGGATCTTGTCACCAAAGCTTTTTAATATCTATGTGATCATTTGAGCTTTATGCTGTCTAATTCCAAAACAGGTTGTAACATTGGAGGACTTTTCGTCAATCAtttaatgtatgctgatgatatttgtctgattagtccttctgtcaagggaactcagaAGTTAGTCATATTTGTAGTGACTATGGTGATACTcatgatattttgtttaataacaaaaagactaaatgtacatgtatgtgtgtgagatgCGATTCTTCTATGATTCGTCACATTCCTTCTGTGTATCTCAATGGAGTTAAATTAGTATTTGTCACAAAGAAGACACATTTGGGTTTTGTTCTCAACGATCACTttcgtgatgatgacgatatcgAGCGACAGATGAGATGCTTTTATATATCAGCTAATATGCTTATGAGAAAATTTTCCTCGATGtacctttgaagtcaagagtgttcttttcaaaacatattgttatcaattgtatggcggtccaatttggatgaaatattctgttaatattatgaggaaattgaaagttgcttacaataatgctgcTCGTCTTTTATTGGGTTATGATAAACGTAGTAGTGCAAGCTCTATGTTTATATCTAACAGaatcaataactttgatgcCTTGCTAAGAAGGCAAATTTATGGTTTAAAGCAAAGACTTCTGAGAAGCAGTAATGATATTGTACGATGTGTGTATgactcattatatttaaactccGAAATGATAAAGTTATGGAACAAGCTTCTAATGTATAACTTAACCAAGCTCTGTATATTTATCaccagattttcttttgttgttatatggacaatgagtccgaaataaagtcatatatatatatatattatatatatatatatatatatatataatatatatatatatatatatatatatatatataatatatatatatatatatatatatatatatatatggaaagTGTTGTGTTTATTTGCCATAGAAATACGATGTACTATGTACAGAATGTCAAGAGTGgtgtaatatttgaaaaaatatataccaaaaatgtaATAGTGACATTTCTGCAGAAAAGGTATTGCTATATAATCATTGGAATGTGATCTATGGCTGGAAAACAGGAAAAGCTTAAGTGAAGCTTGCATCATCTGTTTCCCATTTAACTGTTCAGAAAGTAACCAATCGTAAAATACAGAGGGCTTTTACAataagtaaacaaagtaaacttgTAAATTAATGCACGGTAAAATGCACAGTGTTTACTGACTAAAACAGATTGTTGAGAACTAAGGCGAAAAATGAGCTATCAGAAAGAACAATAAACACGTAcaaacagtgtttcatctaggatgctacaACAGGGGGGGACTGGTCCCCCTCTACTAGaattttgagggggattttaaaattttttgggggatttaactgaaacatataaTGACATCTTTATAcataagttttaatgttgcaatgatgtcacttgtgatatacatactacaagccataaataacttgcttacacaatccagATGCTGGCTGCAAACACCATTCTCTCTctgtaagattttttcaaaagtcaacaaatttgcgtatcactgttgtgaatgtatagggcttccaagagtggcgGACAGCTCATTATATTCATAAGCATTATTATTCCTAAAAAAATCGTATCTGTATCctaaaatattctgtatgtttgtttgtacatattctgtatgtttgctttCTTAGGGCttatgtacattcaaacataaaaattaacaacagccagccattcccactgtaccttcaagggattttttcatttttcactgaactgtCTCCACTaaaaaaagcaagaaaaaactctttgtagttataaaggaatgttttgtagcttctgaaaaaaattaatgtaccggtacttgtttgtcatgtttttactgtgcttatatcatccctcactactgtaagtttggatcaacattgccctCTACAAACCAGTTAGCTGTAATTTTCTAGTGAtctagctggtcttgtagttttgtgcgcagacacagtagagttaaaacgaacaacttagagggtcGGACTTCGTCGGCCATATTTTGATTGTggagtttctcgatgtcagattcgCTCCAGTTgctctattttttacatccatgctctatgtcagtcattttagaacaggaaaataacaaacagaaaggttggtCATCACCGACAGTTAACTTTAGAGTTTATTTGCCCCGAAAAATAAGTCAGTGTCTGTTCGCTGAATTCAAAAACCGAacccattgacaccacagcttgcttcatgcttgtgactttcattgtatgcagtctgcactgaacacgtttctgtgtCAGTCAAGTCGAAATTTTCatgtcaattttgctatcagaattattttcagagtgttatggacatcTACCGGTATACAatgcataaaaacttcagtttgtctccttttctcaatcgtacagagataatgtgacacaCAAACCTTATCGGGtcagggcaatgaacttttgtgaacgtaactctcaactcgctgacaggctttcatatgcaaaactTGATCAGCGTTCGGAAATTTACACatggtattgtttcaacagcaatttattgaagcagttcaaaaagtatcgaaatcgaactaaaattagtgGCCCGCCCTCTAGGATGCAGGACACGCAGTTGGGAGACATCTTCTTCAAGTTGTTGTATACGTTGTTCGAGGACACGGCGTTCCCATTTCTGAAGTAAAGACGTTTTTTCCCATAACAGTCTGGTTTCCTTTTCTTGAAGCGAAGTCAGTTCTGTAGTTGTGTCGGTTGGTTGTGACATGGAAGGCGTTGTAACGGTGATGGTGTTCGTAGAAGGCGTCTGGGATGGGCTCGACACAGTGCCTGTACATTGTGGGCCTGGTTGGAGTCCCTGTTGTCCATGACCCTTGAGGGTTGTTTGCAGCCCGAACATACTTGCGTACGTCGTTCAGACTGTGGAATAACATCGTTATCGGAATGTTCTGGAGAGTTGTCCGCAGGAGCAGCTGTTGGCTGTGACATCTTGAGAAGACGGATTATCGGACGATGAATCGGATTTGCGAAAATGGCAAAAGTACTGTTGTGTACAACTACAACGCCATATTAAAAGTGAACCcgaagtcacgtgaccgcagCTGCGGGAAAAATCAATTGCCTAGAGGGGGTCCCCCAATTATTCCCAAGCAGTTGGGGCAAATTAGTCCCTTCCATGTAAATGATCTTGCAACATTATACAATGCCTGTTGCTGCACTATTAACAGGTGTCGATAACGGGTCAAATGCATCGAAGTGTGACACTCCATTCCAGCCAGCTCACTGCAGTGCGCGATGGGTCGCCCCGTTTCCCTGTGATTGGCGGCGCGCAGCACACCAGAGAGGGGAATCGCGCAATCgcgcagcctagatgaaacactgaacaaggagaaaaagaaaaaaaaaatgaaggaaGGTAAATTTGGTGGATCACTGATTGGTTATCAAGTAGTCttttaattttgctttgaaGCCGTTTCTATATTAGGTATGTTACGGATGTAATGTGGCATCTCATTCAATATTTTGCCACCGTGATGGTCAaaggaaaaaatatatatatatatctatatatatatatagatatatatatatatatatatatatatatatatatatatatatatatatatatatatatatatatatatatatatatatatatacagtgttcattctaggatgTCAAAACAGGGGGCCACTGCGGGCCCTACTCCTGTCCCAAAGGGGGCCATTTTAGGAAATGGGGGGCCATCATCAATATACAGGTCAAAccctgatttttttgttgaaaacgtagtcttcaagtcaagaaaaggatATTTGTCCAGCTAAAAATGTTGCTCTTCAAGATGGTCACTACTCTAAGGTAAgtatttttcatgtattttactCTAAGGTAAgtatttttcatgtattttatttaaACGCCACGACACTTTATCTACCAATTCATTGCATGATGATGTATGGATGCTCATCCAAAATGATCATCACTTTAATggtgtatttttgtgttcaaGTGTTTGAACTCCAAAACGCTTCATCAATTACTTTAACTTTGACATAATACAGAACTTTTCTCTCAAAACACTCATTCTCATATCCTTTTTCCTTTAACTCCAGAACAGTTCCCCATAATAATACAGCTTTTAACATGGTGCAAGTACAGCATAACCTTTTTGAAGATGGTCACAACTTTAAGGTATTTTTTGTTATCTTTACTCCAGAACACTGCATTGtctgttgacatgatgcatggTGGCTGATTATGAGAGGGTATTCTCTGCTCAGTTGTCATAtctgtcagggctcgaaattaaatttcaaatgtggTGGTCCATGTGGACCAcctaaaaaatattttggtggTCCAAATTAAAAATGTAGTGGTCCGTAATATAACAATTGTTTAAGATGGCGTGATAGGTTTGTGACGACATACATTCAAACGACAACTTCTCGCCCAAACTATGTTATTTACGTAAAACGTGCATATCACCAGAAAGCTCTTTCTATGAATTTAATgctgtaccattacattttggtTTTTTGGGGATCTGAAAAGGCCGAATTTGGGATATTTCACCATGAAAATTATAACCATCACCTCACATAGCCGATTGTCATTTgaacaaagcaatcaaaaagtTTAATATACTGTCAGCATAACTGTGtcttaaaatttttgaagacgACTTAGGTTTTTGACAATCACCAGTCATGTTTTGAATCATGTTTTGTTCATTACTTAGTTTATTTAAACTAAGAATATTAAAATCCTTAAATGTGTTtggaaaaatctgagacacggtttggAGACCATCTGTACGACTTTCACCTGTGAAAATTTGGTAGACTACCTGTCATCCCTTGTCGACTTACACTATTTAGACCAAGAGAATCGTGCTAAAATGGCaagaaaagaaaatggaaaaacaCAAGAAGTTTGTTTGCATTCCTTTGTTGGCATAATTTTCAAGAGCGAATAATTTTTTCGGCATATCTGATGATACTATACTGAAAAATGACCACCTTCAAAGGCCATGTCCTTAGGAAGAAATGGCATGGAAAGGATAGCTTTCGGAGTTTTGAAGGAAAATACTCATACTAACCTATCACGCTACCTTAAGATGATTTTGAGTTGTCAGTTCACATACTCTTATGTTCAAAATTATTCGCCAGGTATCGGCTGTTAACAATTATGATGACAAAAATCCCACTATTTGCTCCATAGaacttgaaattcacaatattatttttctgaacTTTATTATCTACTATAGAGAGTCAAAATACTTCCACTCATAAAAACCAATAGCAACCAGTAACAGAACCCGATTTGAACACTGCCTGAACACGAATGGGCCTGggcagcgtttccgttacaatttcaaaacttgcgtacgattttacgcaactgagtttttatttgcgtagaatgtattcaaaatgaacacggtaggaatcagtatctgaagtgagctgggcagtcttttctgtagaacttggggtttcctgtaatgcgcatgctctattaacaaaaaacaacaacctgggggCTTCAACGTGTAGCTGAACGTTTGCCATGCCTTGATGCAtgtcccgtatatgatcgttgagcagcccaatgagatcatgttcaaagaaaataccttttgactacgaaattagtgttttcaaagggccaacaaaaagcagatactgttgaaagtccagcgggacctctaaagaatgcaacccgacagagtctaaatggtcacccgtaaaccactttccaaataacatgcgacgtaatgaccattaactgtattgtgttaccaacaacgtagactcgatcgattctcgaattttttgcatctgtagtgccattgtctgtacagaactgattgacatgacgttttgtgatgatgaaatacaatgttgcataaagtgctgcggtctgctaaagcctaaaatgttgcaataccATGATAAATGTCACCTGCAAGCTGGTGCATATGTTCTacttttgtcctgcattgaaccacgttcaggcaatgtagtgcgggCCAAGTACGTCGTCTTCAAAAATTTCTGACGTAAGTGGTGGTCCATTTGGACCaccaacatttgaattttggtggtccaaaatgaaaaagtgGTGGTCTTTGGACGCAAGACCaccgttaatttcgagccctgtctgTATTGAACATACGTCTTTCTCTCTTTTCTTTCCATAGCTTCACAGCCACATCAAAAGGAAACCTTTCAATTGATGGACCATTaatggagattttcaataatttgcttaatttctcCCCAGATAACCTATTTCTAGATGCAGTTTTGGTGTTGTTCTGAGCAGAAAATCCCCTCTCACAATCAGCAGTCTGTACAGGCAGCACACTAGCAATGCTAGCCAAAGTTAAGAGATTAGGAAAGCTATCTCTGTGATATGTGTGGATAATTTTCCACAGTTCAGTTAGTTTCATTCTAGGGTAGGCTTCTTGTAAAACAAGATCCTTAACAATGACCCATTCCCTCCGTGTTGCACCTGCATCAATAAGAGGTGATTTCTTTGAACCATCCTTGACAGTAACTTCATCACCATATTTTTTAATAAGGGTTTCAATTCTGTCATTTCCCCATTCAGCTTTATTATCGACAAATGACAGTGGTCTCATACCAAGAACTGCAAACACTGATATCATATTTGAACTTTCTTCTGGGAATCTTGTTTCCAAATTTTTTATTACTTCAGTACAAAACAACTctctgatttttgttttgaagtgATTTTTCTTAGCCTCAGTGAAATATAACAGGACATGACCATCCAAAGAAGTTTTGCCTGTATCATCAGAGAATAATGATTTGCTTAGTGCCTGCACATGTGCACCATCATCAGTTTTCAAAGTGTTGATATCACTTATAGCTTGACTGACAGCTGGTTGGACAAGGGCAAGATCAAGATCTTGCTTCTGGAATAGCATTGATAACTGGGTCAATATTGGTATGATATCCATCATGAGGTATGTTGTGGCTACAAAGTCATATGTGGTAATGTTTTTAAGTATACCCTTAGCTTTAGGGTCAGCATTTCCTCTGCTTTCAAAATAGACAACCAATGAGGACCAAGTGCGATAAATGGCAGACAAGGCCGCATAAAATGAAAACCATctaacatgaaatatttctctatATTTCAGCTGTGGAGCATCAAGTACATCTTGGATAGATTTCAAAGAAGCTGTTCTAACCGACGAATACTTAAAATAATGATATACATTACTTAAGATTTCCTCATAATGTTGCAGATATTCAACTTTTGAAGCAGCTTGTGCAGTGCATAAAGCCAATCTGTGTGCTATACAATGAATATTTACTATTCTaggatttttagctactatagactatagtctatagaagctattgggatgggtatccgtccggcgtccgtcgtcagtctgtatgtatgtatgtatgtatgtatgtatgtatgtatgtatgtccgtttgtgaggcgtccgtccactcaaatatcttgagaaccgcagtacttactgatttgatatttgttgtgtagatgaaaaatatgattttgagaaactatttttttttattttttgatattgttgaaaataggcaaattaatgccaaaaaggtgtttttggtaaaaatcttcttcttcataaccgctggtcagacagctttcttatttggtatacaggtcctaaggataacccaacttagatttgttcaaattgtgatgaaatatgcaaatgtgtatttttaaggaattttattgtcatttttggttaaattttgacttacattgtatgtaattcttgtactgtataaaccctatcaattcacccagaaaaaaataattaatatgtttttaaataattgaattaattaggaaatcatcaaagccaaaataattttagtgtggaattatcagaaagttcaacttttttgacagttcatagtgaattgaggattaaaacatgtaaaggcaactttcctgaatcccaactttgatatattctgaaccaccatttatgttatctaaaagaaattgttcataatagtttgtcatgatagggtggtcaaataaatagagatagagaaagttctaatttccatttatggttgacttggtaaggataaaagaagattactttttgaggaaaaaaatagagtggtcaattaaaagagtggtcaaagtgatagggtttttatggtaaagctgggctgtaagattcctcatgtgctatttatagcaattatgcaatctgtgtaacag
The DNA window shown above is from Ptychodera flava strain L36383 chromosome 5, AS_Pfla_20210202, whole genome shotgun sequence and carries:
- the LOC139133759 gene encoding uncharacterized protein C17orf113-like — translated: MDIIPILTQLSMLFQKQDLDLALVQPAVSQAISDINTLKTDDGAHVQALSKSLFSDDTGKTSLDGHVLLYFTEAKKNHFKTKIRELFCTEVIKNLETRFPEESSNMISVFAVLGMRPLSFVDNKAEWGNDRIETLIKKYGDEVTVKDGSKKSPLIDAGATRREWVIVKDLVLQEAYPRMKLTELWKIIHTYHRDSFPNLLTLASIASVLPVQTADCERGFSAQNNTKTASRNRLSGEKLSKLLKISINGPSIERFPFDVAVKLWKEKRERRMFNTDRARN